CAAGCAAACTTTGTTTGTACTGTGTCAAAATGAGTTAATTGTTAAATATCTtgccatttttatattaaatcgaTATGATTACGCGGCATATACTGACATAAACTTGCGCACATCTTTAAACCtctaaacattgtgtttttttctgttaatggCTTGTGGCGTATAGATAAAAACAACGGTAAAATGGCTAGAATTAATTCATTCTGACTTGAGGCGAAATATATATGACAACAGGGgccccatgcaattgcatgggcCTAAATCTTCTACcgtctgcaaattaattacaacattttaatattatagaCACATTTTTTAGTGGTTGCcactgacgatggttccagttggatttgtagctggactggtgTGTTTACGCTTCAACATGTGTGGTGTAGagtttttcttattcttactgtgattggatgcaaagacaacagggctagccagagattggataacgGTTGGTtaggtgtttttttcttaagacattgccttctgggagatgtagttgttagttgAGGTTTAGAGGAGGCAGAAGGGCTAAGGGAGACAAGCTTGCCGcaaaattactgtgtatttgtacGCACCAAATTTTAACTTAGTGCGTATTTCGGATTTCTTAATGCATACAAGCTGCAgatacgcagcttatctggaccactgCCGATACCCCCTCAATAAATACTGTGTTCATTGAGAGATACTGCCAATAAAAAATAAGGGAATTCTGTTTTGACAAATCCCTGttgacaaaagaaaacaaaaccacaccaGCTGTGGGGTATTAAGAGCATGTGCAGCCTTATGGTCTCATTCAGTCATGGTCCTCCGTGAGAAGAAATGTGTGCATGCAAATCAAAACTAGCCCGTCGTATGTCTTGTTTAGGCACCAAAGATTGCTAAAAAGCATTACGCTATGATGAGTCACCCGGATTGGTCCATAGAAAATACCATGTGGGTGAAGTAATCTAGGCTAAGGATGgaacttttctttttacagttttgAAGAGCTGTTTACATAAGGATGTGTTTGCCCGAGTGCAGTACGTAacatcattcatttatttactgagTTTTGTGTCAGCGAGTTGCGTACATATGAActtagtgttaaaaaaaacaaagtattcatTTTTTCACGAAAATTGTAAATAATGCAAAACCACAATAAATCATGagaagttttgtttttagttaaatatacgttttgtttattattttcatactGATAAGTGAGGTGATAAAATGTTTCACTCATTTACATTTGCAATTACATTGCAATAGAGCGTAAAGCAagttaaatcaaaagaaaacacacCTGATTAAATACATAGTATGTTTTCCAAGcaatagttttaattaaaatgcgTAAAACTCTTCAGTTATAATTACAAATAAGTCTAAGTGCTGAACATTTCTTAACATATGAAATAGACACAGGGGCACCGTCTTCCACATTCAGTACATTTCATATGcaatataacactatgtaacacaatttttgttcctgggtagtaagtgttatttcctaattgcttatgcctcaaaagtatagaaaatggctattattccccacaaactttggaatagaagtgagcagtttttcaagatgtacgattatactgtaaatacagtataatcgtaaatctcgaaaaactactcacttctaaatcttttgtagtcatttttgtattactttagtataaatacatgttaatttggattcatatgttgtttttttctgactttatgtgaacgaaaagacacacatttgcccgttttcccactggaaatagtgatattttgaaatatcactgtcctgatcacaaaagcaaagtttgtggggaataataaccattttctatacttttgaggcataagcaattaggaaataacacttactacccaggaaccaaaaaaaaaaaaaaaatatttgttacacggtgtaatccatgtccataataattacaaaaaaatcattaatactgaATAGCCTTTATAAATTGTGTACTTAATTCACACTCACATGGTTAACACACATCATAgattacttgtttttatttccacagatcatttattatcatttacacagacattttatttagctTGGTGAATCTGGGACAGAATTATATTTCTTGTCAGTTAAGCAAAACTAGTTATTTGCAATATGTATTAGTGTACTGGGGGGGAGTTTTAGCACAAATGTAAACTAGTCACCAACAAGTAGTGAAACTACAACTTTCTGACAGCtctaatattaataattgttGTTTGAAGATATTTGTTATTCTCACTGGCAACTTAATGCTGAGAACACTCAAATCAAGTAATTATTGACTTGCTTCCAATTGCTCCTTTAGTAAATTATCTTGTACACAGGATCGCCAACATGAAGAATTCCAGTTTGGTCAACACCATAGCACTGTCCAAACAGCGGGGCTGATTTGTATAGGTGTTGCTCTGATGGATCACACTTCCggtagctgtttaaaaaaaaaaaaatttaatcacAACTGCTATGCTTAGGTTTATTTCAATAAGGAGGGGGAGGGTGTCAAAGCACCCGACTGTTTAATTGAGCCTCAGTGACACTGTTAGCAACTAAAGTAGATCTGAACAATACTCAGGGGCTTACTTGTGGGGCTCCCCCCATGGGTCACCCAGTAAAGGCACAACCACACTGTAGTGCAGAATGAGTCACATGATCAGGAGCGTTGGTTCAAGTTGTCAGGGAGACCATAGGGTGCTCAGTATTGGTTCCCTTGGGTTGGGGAGGACAATTAAACAGATTGCACTTCCGTGACCAGTGGCCAGGTGGGAGAAGACTTCTCAGGCTGGGCATTTGCTTTTCAGTAGCTTCGTACTGTTGGTTGTTCAGATTCAGACGGTGAAAAAAGGTGACTGTCTTGATATTATGAACAGGGGAAGCTACAGTTAGCAAACTTCTTTCTCAAATGCAAAAAGTCTGCTTTGAAGGAATTTTGCATGCACCTAAAATAGTATTAAAATCCTTCAAATTACATACTACAGTAAACACTGATCATTTTACCATAAGAGTATATATTTaccaaaagacacattttctgtcaaataaaagcaaaaaaacaaaacattacgcacttaaaaaaccaaaaacatatatattgaaGTACAAACCAATTTTCATAAATACCTTTTCAGTGTTTCAAGAGGTTGTTTTCTGTCAATGACCCCAGTGTTAGGATCAACAGTTGTGAAAATGCATCTGCTCAACAcacaatggaaaataaacagcatgttaaGTTTAACACAATAAGGCAGTGAAGTTTGACATATTTCAGCTGTATAGTAAAcgtgtgtatattatattattttacacatatagGTTTATAAGTTATGATTTAAATTACTTCTTCAAAGGTAAATGTGCTGCATTCATGTAATGCTTATTTTACTAGTACAGTAGATCTAGTGAACAGCATAGTAATACAGgactcattgttattgtttgaaaAGCTTTAAACAGTACTATACTTTCACTAAATATTACAATTGTAActatagcaaaaacacagatttaaaacatCCAAGAAAACCTGGGTTCAtttagtgcttgtttttattttattttaaacaaaatgcattcatgcagTTGCTCAGTCATTCAGACTCCTTTGgcttaaaagaaaacttttttgtgTCTGCCGTGTGAGTGCGTGatttcgctgctgagtgacaggcaggagatcgaagttgatacgccccgcaggcgaacaggattttgTATGTTGACACACTGTATAGCTCATGTGacaataccagcaatggcagcccacggagtacatacaacacagtgtacaaaaacttagGATCTACAGTGTATGAACTAATCTTCTGTTCAATAAACCAACGCTGATGAAAaggttgatcatggtggataaacggctTGGGCGGACATGTGACGGGCAAATATACGACGAATtactgtacttgctttgaaatctgcctggATGCATTGTTAATACAGTAATTTTGCTTTCTTCATGACCAGCATACGGCTTAATcaaaatcagcagcagcagctttgcgTATGCAACATCTGTTTTTACTGCTCCGCTGTATTTCCTCTCATTTGCAAATTGTTGAATTTTTTAGCTTGCCTCCCCCCGATACAGTATTCCCATTGCTGAGGATGACACCACTgtcaaggttttaaaaatattttcaatgtttGCTTTTTTGAAAGTGTAACATGTCTGCGTTTCACAGTTCTTACCATTCCAGTAGGTTAGCCTTGTGCTTTTCTTTGGGTGAGTCATTGCACACTTCCAGCTAAAAGTGGGGTGTTTGGTTAACCGATCAGTTTGTAAATTTGGTGTtcataactctgaggttctactgtaacAGTATCAACAATAGTGtcagtgttgtttttctgttttttttttcctatatgaTGTACAGCCTTCTGCGAGAGAATCTGAAGATTCAGATTTTTGTTTACAGTAGTCTGTGTAGAGggacacctcctaagagaacactcgcttttctcttattctgttgaTTGCATATGTTGATGTACAGGTGCCACGACAAgtaataaatatgcattaattTATTGATTCGCATTGTGTCAGGTAGTCAACTCCATCTTAGAGAtaactttggctaagagaacactgtTTGGTTCCTggggggtgttctcttagccagagactactgtatccCTAAACAAATACTCCAAACAATATATACAGGTAgtcaacaaaaaaatggaaacatccATGTAAAGTCACTTAACAGGGTGTTGGGTCGCAACGTGTGGCCAGTACGGGGTGTATGTGCCGTGGCATTGAGTCTACCAGCCGCTGCAATTCTTCAGCagggatgcagcaccattcttccaccagaaagtcaatcaactcacgcctggttgatggaggtggaaaacgctgtctcaggcgtcgttcaaGAACACCCCATAaatgggttcagatctggtgaccgagaaggccatgacataagGATAACATCAgcgtcatgctcatcaaaccattgggcaacTACatatgctctgtggatgggggcattgtcatcctggaagacacccccctggcaagaaagaaatgctgcaacatggggtggaGATGATCACTCAATGCCATTAAGTAGCAATTAGCATTGActttgccttctaagggaataagtgcacccaaaccatgccaggaaaatgcaccccacaacattacggaaccatcAGAACCCTttactgttggaaccaagcactcaggactgtagagttctttaggttggtgccacgtgtgcacttgtccatttgtcgagaacatggtgaaggatgattcatctaaccatatcacatttctccactgctcgatagtacattgcctgtgctctttgcaccacagGACTCGTGCATTGCCAGGGGTGGtgagcagtttgtgcactgcaacccaactACGGTATCCTGCTCTGTGGCGTTCTCGgaggaccgtttttgatgaaactgcgCCCCAgattgaaatttgcagtcaactgATCATGAAAtttcagcaagttgagctgtcttggtcactgaagctcatGCCAAACGCTTGTTCGTTAGCCAGGAATTTGAAGGTAGTTATAAACCGTCGAAGGTTCGTCAGGCAGCATTCGCtcactgtatgttgttttttttttctttcaacagaaaccgtttgatgatatgtgaatactataaatcacacattaaatgtcacttacatgcaaaatttgatcttttgagttgtataatgcatactgtttaaacaaaaattgttctattaaaatccactaccaaattgtTATATGTACCTATAGCGGTTATAttacttcagtaaaatatgtattgaaaacCTAGAGTATAAGACATTGCAAGATAAGCATAAGCACAAGATAagcataagctgtattgaaagaaatgtttcaaaCCCTCTATTGTTCAGATGAccaaaaaaaattgaatgcaaatTGGGCAAGCCCctttgatgtatcatggaggcacaaccaatctctgggATCTCTTGACAAGCATAAGTTCATATTCTTCTTATtctgttaaaacagttttttttattggatGCAAAAAGGTGATGCTGCAATGCAAGTTTATTGTAGATcgcacaagcagcatcaatttcATGTCCATgaacaacatgtatttttatttaaattataaaaacatgtttactgttctatataatgtatttttaaactacatgggaatgttttattccatttatatggattacttGTAAAATAATAGAATTTTCAaccaaatataaactagtagctatagtgacgtcaccagtaaattatgcaaattactACCATCGAAAGTTCGAACattcctttggtaatgtgttttgaaccttcgaaggtcaaaatgtaacCTTTGTTACAgttactcatatatatatatatatatatatatatatatatatatatatatatatatatatatatatatatatatatatatatatatatatatatatatatatatatatataataatagtcgGTTGTCAGGTTCTTTTACATCTaagactaaacaaaaaaacacatgtttcacAAAGAAAAGTCTTAAAACAAATGCCTCTGTGGGCACATTGCCATCCCCAACTTCCCTGAAGGGATCAGAGATCACTGTTGAGGAACTGTTATGTATTTCTCAAGAACGACTTAACATCTCATCGAATCAGTACTTTTTCTGGCTGTCCATGGCATCCCTACACCCTATGGACAGTGTTAACACAGGTGTTCATTATTTTTTGCCAACCTCACTATACTGTTTAGTAGAAACTTTACCTCCCACATGCCATGACACGGCGGAGACAGGTGCCACCAATCTGTAGCTCGTGCCATGAGTCCTGAAGACAAAAAGTGGTGGTCAGAATCATAcacattacatttcatttctCTAGTTTCTCCAATACTTCCTAAGATAAATGTGTTTCTCCTgattatacatttaaaaccttACTGCCCTTTACCAAAGCTGTGTCTGCCTTCTGGACCCATATTTCCTTTAGTCCTGGGATGCGCACAGAGTAATCTATCCTCAGCATTATTATGTCAGTGTCGTTCGCTAGACAAACTGCCCTGTCATAATGATGATGTCTAACACAGTATGAAATATGTGCAAACATCCTTGTGTCTGCTTCCTCGTGACAGTTGCAGGACAGTTCTGGTAAATGTGTTATTTCCTTTCCGAGTCAAACTTATGATTTCAATCTGGAATGGACCCGGAGCTTGAAAAGATGTCTTGCGTGTCTTGAACAAAGGTACACCACCCATAAGCTTTGTCTCTTCCCCTTCAAGCAAATATTGGTAGATGTTATGAGTTATTGCATGAAGGGTACTGCCATCTTTTGTGTGTTCCTGGAAGTCTAAGTTGTCAATTGCAAAGTGGGTAAAGTGACCAGCCCTCATATTTTTTGTGTAAAGAACCCATCATGTTTAATCTCGTCATTTACAGAAATTGCCATGGTAGTAATATACCTTTGGGCATCCTGGTAGCTGACACTGTTCCCAAGCCGGCATACATCTTGAGCAAGGTTGAGAACAACCTCTTGCTGGTGTGATTCAAGGCTCACTCTTCCACTGTCACCAACTGCAATATCAGCTTCATTTAAAAACCATGGAAAGTGATTATTTAAACTGTTGGTGACACCCCCAGGTGCTTCATTTATAGATATGTCCATATTAATTTCAGATATCTGCTGTCTCCTGTCCTTTatgttttccctgtataatttCCCTGTTTCCTTCAAGTCAGATCTTCTACTTGTAGCTGAAAGATATGACATCATTTTCAGCTGCTGTGGACTATGAATGGGTTCTTCATCTTAATCTTCATCTCCACTTTCTTCCATCCATTTCAATTCATTAGATGTTGGATGAACTTTTTTCAGTTTGGAAAGAAGCTCACCAACATTTAGTTGAGAGGAACAGAGAAGACTAGAAGTGCCTTTCTGAGGTACAATCAATACCCTACAGTCAACTGgtgttttgtagtgtttttcaaggcgtctttttaaattgaatgttcTATAGACATCTGCATTTGCAACTCCATGTTTGTTAAGGAGATGGTGATACTGATTGTGTATGCTtgatatatacaatatacaatatactccCTTCATTGAAAAGTGGAGCATCTATCTGAGAAATAAGTTCCAAAAAAGCTACTTCATATATATCTCTGGTATCAGTGACAGTGTATTTCACTTTTAATAAAACTCAGCCAATCagacactgctaaaaaaaaaaaaaaaagagttctctAAGAGCTACAGTGCATTCACAATAAATGTAATAACTTATATACATAACAAGTTTTACTTTCTGAAAATAAAGTCTTCATTAACGTATAATGGCCTGAATAGATTGTTACTAAGGAAtgcccataccaagtttcattttaattcaaTGACCATTTCTTAAGATAAGATTAAATATGGAAGTGTGACATGCACATGAATGTACCGCAAGAAAGGCCTCACCATCTCCCAAGCTAGAGATAATAACAATATACTTAGTTGCAACACAATTCAGATATAATAAGGAGCAAAAGTACATTCAAAGCATccagttataaaataaattagtaaTGCTAGAATGTAATATAGTAACACAAATCTCAGGCCACTAACCTGCTAAACAAAGTGCAACCAAGCAGTGCTTTTTATCAGCAGGGTTTCATAAACTGGGGTAGAAAATTCCACCCTGCAGTTGACTTGGCATGTACGACACTGCAGCAGTGCAACACATTGGTGTTTGTGGTATTAATGTAACCAACGTGTAACAAGATACAATGTGTTATCTCTTGGATTATGCTATGGGGTatgctttgtttgtgttcacaaaaGCTACCATTTCTAATTGAAAATGCCTTTACCAATGCTTGCTAttcaaaaaaagtgtttaaaagaaGAATTTATGAAGTTATAAAAAGTTCTAATAAACATTTGTGGAAAAATGGTTAAACATTGGAAAAGGCccaaaaagtcttttttttactATACAAGTCTATGTAATCTGATCTTCTTATTGACCCATATCTTGAAAACCATATATACCTGCGatttaaaaatcacagaaaacttATTTGCCTGAAAAATAAGTTGgttttttggaattgtttttgattttcaactttttttattGGACAAATTTTGAcaattaaaatactgattttttttttttttttcatattttgcaagAGTTCCGGCAGAGCAGGACTCTTGATTCTTATTCCTGAGGgtgtaaactaaaaaaaaaaaaaaaaaaaaaaaaaaaaaaaaaaaactggattgagtatagcagacacagtcaggtaCAGCCCACTTCAGGGTGTCTGGATCCCTGATTATCAGAAGCAAGACCATCGGATATGTTGAATTTAGACTTGTCTCTATTATTCTGAATGCTTTTCATAATGTTTAGATTTATTtctacacatttttataaaacagctaCGAGCCTTTGAATTCATGTGTTTTCATACATGAATGGTTTGCTATTTTTTAATACGTTAACCAGACACAGGGAaccgagttaaaaaaaaaaggatgtggtTAAGAAGCTTATTAATGGTTTCACcacagtgtggcagtgctgcCCTTCCCCAAAACCTCCAAAggaagatatttattttaattatttcctttACTATTCTTTGGTGTCAAAAAAAGCACTACATTTTACCCACCAATTCAAAATGACTGAGTGGAgcatttgttctttattttactcccAGAAAAATTAGTGTCCTATGGAGACTACTTGAACTAGTATAAGGTTTATGCTCTGCAACAGGGGTACAAAATAAGGTCTGTCCAATGTACAAACTTAATCTTAAAAAGTTATCTGGCAAATGGAATCTACTTCAGAGGTAAATTACAAAGagatttataaaatgtgtacCTTAAACAATGAGGctattcacattttgttaaatatacagtatgttttatggTGCAGCACATTCATGTgcatttgtttaattactgttcaTGGTATACAGTATTGTAATACAAGACTGTTAACAAAAAAGGATTTTCTTAATAAACACCTGTTTGCATATTATTTTGGCCACACTTTTGGTACCCAGAGAATGATCCACAACATACGGGGGTAACACCAAAGGACTTAAACAGCCACTTTACCTCTGCAAAGGCATCACAACCTGTGACAATAATACTAGGCCTGAAGTGTCTCATCTCAACCTTCTTCTCCAGCCTGGTGTTCAGATCCTCCAGGGAAGCCTCAGATAGCAACATGATAGGACTGTAGTCAGGGTAGGCAACCTGACAGCAGAGGAATACAAGAGTATTAATAAGAATGTACACTCAAACATGCTCACAATGCACACCTTTCCCCTGGATTTACCCACAAATTACCAGCATGGGAccaaaaaacatctgtttttaccCAACCCTCCACAAGCTCTGGGACAGATGGACATGTGGGCAATTTATTTACCCCAAGCAGGCAACTTGCTTAcataaatatcttggtatcccagaATTGATAACAATCCCCTACTGAAAAATAGGCAAAAAGTTTTAATAAGCAAGTCTTTCCATAAGTGCAGTGACACCCCAAACCCATtcactaccaatgcagaataGCATTTTTTCATACATACAGTCAAGACAAAAATGATTtcttaatattttattgaatCTTGGAACTCTTTGCAGTCAGTcacaaaaattaaagaaaattctACCCAATAGTTTCTCATTGGTAATAAATGGATAGCATTTGGGGTGCCACTGTACCTAATATTACACTGTGTCTAATTTTGAAGAGGGGGGCATTCAGGGATTTCAAGATATTAAGTAAGTAAAACCGGCTTCATCCAATTTATTCATCTGTCCAAACACAAGAGTAgtacatacactaccggtcaaaagttttacaaCACCCCCATTtatccagtttttattgaaatttaagcagttcaagtccagtgaataacctgaaatggtacaaaggtaagcggtaaactgccagaggttaaaaaaaaaagtttaggttaccaatactgaaaaataatgtacatttcagagttatacaaaaaggcctttttcaggggacaagtaatgggttaacaacttacagctgttctgcagcaatggaagtaaattaagccttgaaagttgatgctaacaattcctacaggtctccacacttttgttgattacttacaaaccctataaaagcagtgttggaacagactgtgttactacaccctcttaagcattatttggacagtactgtactgcaggaagtagcaTATTgctatgtgacggaaagatgagttctggtgatgaatcttcctcccgacctgtgagggcgctaaagaacgagaggagaagtatctggaagggctgggctgacagttcgtttccaggtcagggaagtgggtcagcctggaaagaagcgagactctgttgtaagaccatattgacttgaaaggtaaacgagacgcagctgcaagtaataaggcagctgcaaccgtttacctcgatatcatgcgggattacatataggggccagggtaacgctgatcttttccttcgtttgggtaaacgcgtggagagagaaggaccgagagaggagctctcattattaaaagaaaagacgggTTACgcgttttgtgtttgtctgtgtaataattgtcagtgttttgcaccaccagacagttgaagcacaaatccggagctgtcgccgagggtcagcaccgTATTGccatccctgcgctttacacattgttgtgtatagcctgggatttattatttaacggtcaccagacctagattataaataaaagcaccttttccactggaaactgttgtctgcctgtcactcctgcattgcatcaccgctacacctgttcctctccactagccactttgccacatgctatcataatggcgagaaaaaggcaattaacaaaggaagacagacagaccattataacccttaaaagtgcaggtctttcctttagaaaaattgcaaagaaagccaaggtgtcagtgagtacagtttcctaggaaactctgacaggaagaggtcttgcagacccaaagccacaacagaatcagaagacaagtttctgagaatcaacagcttgcgtgataggcggctcacaggacaacagcttcaagcacagcttaacactattcgaagtaagcaagtctcagtttcaactgtgaagagaagacttcgagctgcaggtttgacaggtcgagtggtagtaagaaagccattgctaagatggcaaaataagaaaaagaggcttgcctgggccatgaagcaccgccagtagACTACTGATGACTGGAAgcaggtcttatggaccgatgaatcaaaatttgaaatcttcggttcatcatgcagggtttttgtacaccgtcgagtaggcgaaaggatggttcttcGGTGTgcgacaccaactgtcaaacatggaggaggaagcgggAGGTCTGgtgctcttttgctggatccagagtcggcgacttgcacagagtgagtggcactctgaaccaaaacggctaccacagcattttgcagcgccatgcaataccctctggtatacacctagttggtcaggggttcatcctacagcaagataacctcccaaaacatacctccaggctatgtaagaactaccttagaagaaaagaacaagacggtaggcttcaaatcatggaatggtcagcagtctccagacttaaaccccatcaagctggtttgcgatgaactggacagaagggtgaaagcaaagcaacctacaagtgcaacacatttgtgggaacttctgcaacagtgttgggaagaacttcccgaacaatatttgatttccattgtagaaagaatgccttgagtgtgttcagctgttatatctgcaaaaagtggctactttgatgagtaaaaaatttagattacattttgttaaacaaaacaattccatgatttcttttttttatctccaattgtttatttgttctatgctttaatttcagagtacactgagacattaaactgtgtaaatttcaagaaatactggaaaaatggaggtgttctaaaacttttgaccggtagcgTACATACTAGAGGATACATAATGAACATTTATGGGGTACTGTAGTTATTCAACCAATGATGATGGCAGAATAGCATTTACTGCGGTCTTCAAGAGTGAAAAGTACATTCGTGGAGTATTtggtttatataacaagtatGAGTACAAGTACATCAGTTACCTTATCGTTTGGCTTGAATCTCTTTTCTGTATCATGTGGTCTTCTGGGTTGCATATCAAGCTCATACTGCACCAGACGGAATGTCTTTTCATTGTTCAGGTAGCGAGTGATCCAGCGGG
The Polyodon spathula isolate WHYD16114869_AA chromosome 5, ASM1765450v1, whole genome shotgun sequence DNA segment above includes these coding regions:
- the marc1 gene encoding mitochondrial amidoxime-reducing component 1, producing MSQLGNLVQICSQNRKGFLCAAGVSLGVIGVGILIKSLVKRRQRKLIQVGVVSELCIYPIKSCKGISVNTAECLEMGLKYGELRDRHWLVIQEDGHKVTGRQEPRLVLLTVSSDDVYLYLNAPEMEELQVPIKLSRSNSVKDCRVWGSDIQGRDCGEEASRWITRYLNNEKTFRLVQYELDMQPRRPHDTEKRFKPNDKVAYPDYSPIMLLSEASLEDLNTRLEKKVEMRHFRPSIIVTGCDAFAEDSWHELQIGGTCLRRVMACGRCIFTTVDPNTGVIDRKQPLETLKSYRKCDPSEQHLYKSAPLFGQCYGVDQTGILHVGDPVYKIIY